atttttgagggaatgtcatatcgattttagattgtattgttatttgactttgtatttgagtttcaaaataaacaaaaaaatgttgtacatttaaattatgtttaaattgttttgaaacaatatttagagaaatcgatatgacattccctcaaaaatattattccctatcttttttgtaataggtgattttactctaagattacttaaaaacagaaaaagCGATTCTGCgaaaatgcgttttgtctatgttgcgcgtgggccagagagagaaaaccaataatgcgctgacatcctcttaagcatagaccttttttttggtttttattatttctaatttcgAAAATGGTGATTTGCTCATGTATGATGATGAAAAAGGAATCAAAATTTGCAATGCTTTTTCCTCACTCCGGCATATTTGTTTTGCCGATGTCGTAATTTTAATGTACTAGTTTTATATTGGTAATGATTACTCCGACTACGGGTTACTCAATAAGAATATCTTCactattgtttttcttatatgtGATTTTTACTATTTCATCATAATGctgaaataatatcatataatatttggaGGTTGCGCGGGTAAAAGGGAATAagccaatttttataaataaaaatattttgttttgttttgtaggtAATTTTACGTTGAGTCACCTGGTGACACTGAAATTTGGATATCTCATTCTTAACAACATTATAAAGAAATATAGCCCAATTGCAGTGTCACCAGTCGAACCAGCGTAAAATtacctacaaaacaaaaaaatatatttttatttataaaaattgacttaTTCCCTTTTACCCACGCGCCGTCCATTTATACTTTGAAAGTGTGcagtttaattataaactaatcaTATTTTGGTGACACACACCATGGTAATACGTGACACACTAATGTGATACATGCCGGTTGAGAATCCCAGCAGTAAACTGATGCCATATTTACTGACTGAATGTAAATAGCTGGTAGATCACAATCTAAACataaagtttaaactaaatCGTCAGCTAGCCTTCATTAAATAGTATATCATCTGCTacatgaatgtaaaaaaaaaaaaaaatttaggatttgaaaaatatgctaaatttaatccttataattatattttattgtttagagTGTAATTATACTATCTCAGTTGCCATTCATTAGTTTATTTACTGAGGTTTGTGGGACAATAGCGCCCGAGTATTTCAAACACGGGATTACTGGAATAGAAGTAGCATGGCATGATATCAAACAGTGGCCAGATTTATATGCTGGAGAAACAGTTAGCTTGCCATTACTGGGAATCGTTCTTCAAGTTTGTGAATCAATATGATTAATTCCTaacataagatataataatttaactgtttTGTTTATAGGCTCAACTGATGTGTGATAATAACAAAATCTGCAGCTCATCAAACTCAATGGTACCTGATTACCAACTACCAGTAGTTGTATCATCATTATACGAACTGAATACATTTGGATGTTTTTCATCGATTGTATCTCAAATGCATCTTTTATGGGAATTAGTGTTAACGACTGAGCCCATTGTTGTAATGGCCTCATCTCCTACCTACAGTTCTCAAGTTGTTCAAGCATTGGttaggtaaaattaattaattaaacttaattgATATAGAGTAGGGTCTCGCTCATCTGGACTTGGTGGGATTGGACCCTATCCGGATTAAACAGAATGACGTTAAAAATTGCTCTAAGGCGAGATTTAGGCGGGTAAGgtattttacctacctattttacgaaaatattatctatatatcaactataaataataaacatatagataaaaattaatgttaacataaataatatacatatatacatacatgacATAAGTAATTGATTGCCCAAATTAACTGGATGACCGGACTAGCCAATACCGGATTAGCGAGTTATAAActactattttagatttttaataacaaattttattttatttttaatcagttTAATAGTACCATTGGCTTATTATGGAGATTATCGTCCGTATTTTACGATACATGATAATGAGTTCAAAGAGTATATGAGCAAGACACTGAATCCGCCACCTATAATACTTGGTGTAACAAATCCTTATTTCACAAAAACATTACAACATTGGCCACATATTGTTAGAGTTACtgatacattaaaaaaaggtaaatatgtcatgttttgaattattattttagattcttagcgaaGCAATGCATCATGTACTacctaattttataatgatgaatTCTTTCATCATTGTACACtcattatttagaaaaaagtattaatgtttttgaaaaaaattcttacataatatatactttttttcaaatttttttaagttttcacttttttgaatgacaagaTCCAggtttaatttcattttccgaagcagaatatttttccaagtattttaatatataaaaatcaagtttaggtagtttatgagttatattatgtatttaaagtattttgagCGGAGTGAAGTGGTACCCGCAAGATATTGGTGACCTACTCTGCTCTTAAActctaaatacttataacttattagttataactcataaactactcatcataaattcaatttaaatgcatcaaaattctaaatactcagaaaaatattctgcttttgaagatgaaattaaaactggtctaagttcaaaaatataaaaatatcttacaaatataattttttttaaaacattaatactttttgaataacgAGTGATCAATCATTTATCAATGATAAAAGATTCACCTGGTATTGTGTTCATaatttaaagaagaaaaaataattcaattttaactttGGGTGGTGAGAAAGGTATTCTGTTAGACAATTGAATccagttggtacttttgagagatctaaatacaaaattgcgtggagttttcaaaataattgagaaaaacagaaaaaaaatatagtaagaaGGGAATTTAAGTTTTtgacaatttcaattttgtttttgttgtaactcaaaaGATACttactaaatgtttattacCATTTCTATAcatggtaatatttttaaaatattttgagctttttgagctatgtaggtatatgcatttgatatttttgaatattctaaaaaatgtcAATGAAAAAGTTTTCCTCtgtcaaaatgtttgaaaatgtattactaaGTTCCTCATAAATTGTTCATATACCAATATTGTACACCGACCCCTACTGCGCAGCAGATCTATTACCTACTTTCCtcctttttataatttattttaacatagcTATGAAAGTTACTTTATCTTTTAAACTAATTTGAGTtaacagttaataatatttttgcaccGTAACactttttgttgtaattattagaattagtaatttttgagtttatttatcatgatataaaaactaaatattttatctttcggtaataaaattactaaaaaaaaaaataataataatattacattatttttttttacatttttaaataatatgtaacttattTTGCAAATGAatcataaaatgatttatattgtagtcaaataattattaaaacattgtaaagttgaaaactattttataattattatattgaataatattgtaactacaataactgtatgtctgtacctatatttactattgacaatatgtttttgtattattttgtaaaatattttgactcaatTAAACTTTGGACTTTTTTTATTagaccttaatattattttcaatattgccAATATCTTAAGCTCTtagcaacaaataaaatgtaatagttttatttttaattgataatattaaatacagtaaaaaaattattttatcatagtaAGTTTTTGGGTTGGATACTTTTGggtacagatattattattttctaacagATTTTGTGtgacgctttgtttatcaccataggaacaaataaaatgtaaaaattacctaattctcgctaggtatatattatacaattaatgtttacctattaatacatatatttcttcgaagtataaaatattgtgtaatgtgCTATGTTTATGTCACATGATCACCACACctgaaaaatggtttttttttgttttagacactacaaataaaagtaaattgaGGAAAGGATCGAATCTTAAAATCTTAGATGCTAAACCTGGAGTTTATACAGAGTATAAACCTTTTTTATATAAAGACAAATCAATAGTGAAAAAACTTATCAGAGGTATGCAAAACAAGCGCCCAGAAGAAGTGCAATCAGCGCTATTGCGACGACACTTTTTAGAACTCACCCAGAGTTTTATGATACCCCTTGAGCGATACATGTCATCATTAATGCCCTTACAAAGGAATATTTCTCCCTTTAAGGTATGAAAATTGGCTTATGTGGTAATGGCATAcacagaaaatgtatttattttatttattttataggcgGCTCCTAAACCCTGGCCTTTTAATCCAGACAACTTTTTGGCTAGTTTAGAATATGCTGGGCCTCAACTGACATGTGGTATTAAAGGAGACTGGAAGGGGCTTTACAAGCAATTTTTTAGATCTCCTAATTTCAATGGTTGGTACAATATTCGTTACAAAGGAATGATGATGAAGCTTCAAGTTTTGCAAATTGAAGCGCTTTCTagtgtggtaaaaaaaaataacatctatAATTATGCTacattaagatttttaatacaagtaaacatattattatagtttatttatctATTCTAGGATATTAACAACTGGCTTGAAGGAAAACAAGAAGTAGAAATTGTTGACATGATACTGAAAATACGCCAAAAACTGGATGAATGTGAAAGCAAAGGATACCCTTTAAATAAAAGAATCAAAGATCAATTAAAAGTGAAAATGGATGATATAATTTGTTCATTGCcagatgatttaaaaaatgtcttgtCAAATAAAAAACCATCTAACAGATGATACACttccatgtatatatatagatggagagtaattttaatcatttagaTAATATCAATGCCATCTCACTAATTGTGTCTGTATTTATCCTGACTTGGATCTGTACACTGATCATCAGtttcaaaattgatattattattattccatagttatatatttttacaaacatattaaagtttaatacatttttaagtattcaGAAATTGTCTAAATATTTATCACTgacatttatcaattataaattcctaattttacatttttgttgaaATCAAGTACAGATATTTTAGATTAAACAATATTCGTACTgccttaaatttttataatacttacattaAGATACTTCCAGGAAAGAAGCtggttaatttatgtttatataatattatattgttatggttTATGTCATAAATGTTGCccataaatataaagttatattatatgaaagacTTAGTGTTATTGTTAGATAAGTTGTTAATTTggagtaaaatacattttttttgccgtatatataattatgtgttaaattatttatactaaaaatgtacttgctatataaaaatgcaaacaatgtatattatgtttaattgtttTAGCATGCTACTGCCTCTCCtgccctataatattataatacttgctAAAGGAAATAATTGCTAAGTCTCTCagcctttaaattttaataatggaGACTaacaaattttgttattttcgaGGAGGTTTTACAAGCATTTTTTAAGCGTTATTATCCATTAATATGATAACAACtttgctaaaataaattaattgctAATAAGTTACAGATTTAGGTTGATTAGTAGGAAGTGGTacttaataaagttatttttccTTTTCATTAGTTTAATTGCagtaacaaaacattttattgtatcagataataatttagtataatataaacattcattataGGCATCTATAACTTTTGGTTTTCTAACATAgtaaaactatttattcaatttattcattatttagttttttcttcAGCTTTATACTTTTGGGAagttaggtattaggtaccgcTATATAAAATggctgtaaatatataatagaaccCAGTTAGGAAATTATAGGAAAACTCAGTTTAAGCTCTAATAATTGAGGGGAATCCACCGCAGTACCTACAGATAGCATGTAGGTAATTCTgattattaagatttaagacACATAGTTTTTGGCATGCAAACTAATATTGACCCAAATAATCCTTTGtcaaatataatcatttttattactcCAATATTCGGtgacaaacaaaaattaaatcacaTCATTATTAaaccttaataaaatataccaaaaccatttatttatttgtgtaaattgctctgctcagaatcttaaataaatatgaagattttcataaatatttgatgtaccaaatattttttaaatcatagtaacatattattacatatacaaattttaatataacctATGGggtttaatattacctacagtattataatgtattaaaatattgtttccagaacataatattattatgaaacaatgaatgtaaacatattattataacaatataaaatttaatttaatgtatttgatGTATAATGATATAAGATTTTTCTGTGAATTGTTTTTGGGTAAAACCAgtaatcttaaattttaaaagctccttaatacatatatttccgtatattataaaaaaaaatttatttcaatgGATCAGTGGCATTATTTGGGCGGAAGAACTTACTTTCCTAAGTAGGTTCAATTTTTCTGAGCACCAGGCATGACCGATTTTTGTGATTGGCCAGGCGCTCTGTatcttttcataaaaaataaagttctacatttttaataacacttcattagttataaatatgttattaaattatattattcacctaCCTGTgtgaaatataatagttttacccttattacattatttactaGTGTTTACTAATGTTAACTGttgttttgtaggtacctacctaatatatttaaacaactaTTCCTAACTGTAAAAATAGGACCGATCATCGTTTGACCATCGTTTGTTTACttgcactaaattattttacataatagtaCTTACATCATGTACAAAtcaacataggtacctactctgcCGCCTTAACCCTGAAAAGGGTATCtccaaatattgaaatgttggtaaaattacataacaagtTTTGGAATGTAATGAACTCATGTGCTGTTCCTTAAATCTttgttgacaatttttttttcaatatgctAAATATTATCCGTAGAATTGATTggtgatatttttaattgtctaACATAACTCTAAGTATAAGATAATGGACTTAACCTTAAACTTCTAATCAGAATAAGAAGCTAAAAAACAGTAAATCCTACTGtgatttactttaaaaatttaagatttattcaagatattaaatacaataactcCAATcagtattaatttaacaaattataatttatgcattgaataataccaaatattttgaaaaccatatgaaaaactttaatattaatctaaaagataaattttaaataaaaaaacaaaatttctttAAATGTCTTCATTGACAAATGTATATaagttagttttaataaaaacaaatatatagggACCTAAAAATACATTGTTCAATATCagaataatcatataattttcccATTTTTTTCATAGCCAACTCAACCTGGTGGTGAAAATTGTCGGCAGACATAAAACTATGCCCGAgctggaaataaaataaactaatttctaGAGCCAGGATATTTTgagaattaattatttgaactaaGAATGTAAGAAAGCACCAATTTTTGTTTTGAGCTGAACAGTTATCCAgccaaattgttatttttttcatgtctttgaagtgtaaaaaaaatgcacgAAAACAACTTGTTAAATCAACTAACAAGTAGGAAAACTGAAAAACTACGTaccttataacataataatattatatttctatttatggTATTAAACTGcaccaaatataaatattataaaaatattataactcaaaTATAGTGTtaccaacataatatgttgtagttataacttgtaactaggtatatatttttaccttaGGATTGATGTACCTAtcattagaaattagaattaaaTACTTGTCATAATAATACCAGATACAAAATGTCTGGTAATATTATGGAGATTGGAGatactattttcaaaatcaatgtAAAAATAAGCTTTTTTCACGTAACTCCAATAATCTTCATGTCACATACCCTATTTTTGCTAATTATTAGGATTTACTGTGAAAATGCTTCTGTTTTGTGAATATTTATGGACATGCCCTTAATGTTACTAATTTAAACATATGTTTTAGACAAGAAAAAAGTGGATATACGACATTTGGGCTTctgaaattgataaaatatcactATATAAACCCATTTACccaataaaatcattttgacCAAAATTGGAGATACCCTTTTTTGGCTTAGCACGGCAGTACTGAACGAtagaaaagtttaaaaataatttaaataaataaacaccagcAAATTTTTgttgcaataatattatcataactaattcacatctaataaatatttaatatgaacaattaaaattaataggcATATCATAAAACATAgaaggtgtaacagaaagaccggacaaatgaaaaatgaaaaatgtttactaataattaagcatgaataaaatatgaatacagtGAAACAACTGAATCACTCGGTACCTACCAATTGATTTTTCCGTTATAGGCAGACTAAAATATACGGGATAAGTTTAGGTGGGGGTATATTGTGGAACTGTTGTTGTTTTACAATTTAAGGAGATTTCCGCCTTAAAGTGGGTCCGTTATAAGGAGATTTTActgtatacatagtattatatatttatattatggatgataaataatttaagaattttcagtttaagaatattaaagatacataggatcgagtttttgttttaatagcatttaatgttcaaattttgaccaaattcattaaaatctcgaacatttgaaaatttcgtGGGCGTAGgtagttaacaatttaacattttataatattatattattcaactacGAAACTAActagatataaattaatagtatataaaaatgacttAATTATCATACTTTCTATACCTACTGAAGGATGAGTATTAAGGTCTTTGTAACTTAATTGTTCATTTTAATGTGAATGAAATTCCACAGTTCCATTTCAGTGAAGTTTATGGGGTTTCTGCCCACATATCtgatggtaataaataaatttcatataataaaatatatattattttgt
This genomic window from Metopolophium dirhodum isolate CAU chromosome 1, ASM1992520v1, whole genome shotgun sequence contains:
- the LOC132934781 gene encoding protein DENND6B translates to MAEHGAIDTNLKNDKPADEMLSDWIQCICIVTFDLEFGQAMELVYPSNVKLSEEDKTNLCYLAFPDSNSGCMGDTQFHVKIKCSQPSNLSQRHINYNAKCPVFLQADHRCLYGFVFFRQIKDLSLPRGYFQKSVIILSQLPFISLFTEVCGTIAPEYFKHGITGIEVAWHDIKQWPDLYAGETVSLPLLGIVLQAQLMCDNNKICSSSNSMVPDYQLPVVVSSLYELNTFGCFSSIVSQMHLLWELVLTTEPIVVMASSPTYSSQVVQALVSLIVPLAYYGDYRPYFTIHDNEFKEYMSKTLNPPPIILGVTNPYFTKTLQHWPHIVRVTDTLKKDTTNKSKLRKGSNLKILDAKPGVYTEYKPFLYKDKSIVKKLIRGMQNKRPEEVQSALLRRHFLELTQSFMIPLERYMSSLMPLQRNISPFKAAPKPWPFNPDNFLASLEYAGPQLTCGIKGDWKGLYKQFFRSPNFNGWYNIRYKGMMMKLQVLQIEALSSVDINNWLEGKQEVEIVDMILKIRQKLDECESKGYPLNKRIKDQLKVKMDDIICSLPDDLKNVLSNKKPSNR